From a region of the Arachis ipaensis cultivar K30076 chromosome B09, Araip1.1, whole genome shotgun sequence genome:
- the LOC107616726 gene encoding uncharacterized protein LOC107616726 produces the protein MAQDSHQEPPCQQQHITTSTSTVATMWPWQQHRGRVRLLLRRRKMKTVKLGGEGKKTSAKRRMFRGLVRILRRMKVRWLKLQYLRMLKRLKEHYRSILKDLVEAGASVETFQQRLFMETSFAIPIGVSLSTYPSHFGSDCPRTIFM, from the coding sequence ATGGCCCAAGATAGCCATCAAGAGCCACCATGCCAGCAGCAGCACATAACAACCAGCACCAGCACCGTGGCGACCATGTGGCCATGGCAGCAGCACCGTGGAAGGGTTCGGCTACTCCTGCGGCGGCGGAAGATGAAGACGGTAAAGCTGGGAGGAGAGGGAAAGAAGACGTCGGCGAAGAGAAGAATGTTCCGCGGGCTTGTGAGGATCTTGAGGAGGATGAAGGTGAGGTGGCTGAAACTGCAGTACCTTCGCATGTTGAAGAGACTGAAGGAACATTACCGAAGCATCTTGAAGGATCTGGTTGAAGCTGGTGCCTCCGTTGAAACCTTTCAGCAGAGGCTTTTCATGGAAACTAGTTTCGCTATTCCTATTGGTGTCTCTTTATCTACCTATCCTTCTCATTTTGGATCCGATTGCCCAAGAACCATCTTCATGTAa